The DNA region TCTTGAATTACCGCCTTTTCATCCGTTCAACTTATATCGCCTTCCAAATTTAAATAGCAACTTTTCAAGCAGCAAAGTTCCCGGCCCCGTTAAAGCAAACGCTATAACCGTTCCGATCCCCACGATCCCGCCGAACAAGAATCCGGCGCTTAAAAAGATCGCGTCTACACCGATTCTGCCAAGATCATACCTGATTCCGAACTTTGCTTCCGTATATCGCAAAATCGCGTCTAAGGCGTACATGCCATTGCCAAAATTCATCAACAACACATAAGTCATGGAGAAACAAAAATTAGCCAGGATGACGATGACGATTTTGCCTACTAGCGATAAATCCGCCAGCTCCAGATTGGCAATAAACGGATGAATCCAATTAATAAAAGGCCCAATCAAAAAGGAATACATGATGGAAGAAAAGCCGATCGATTTGCGATTCAGCAGTAGCCCCGCAGCCAGAAATACAATACTTACGCTAAAGCTGGCAAGACCGACGCTGACTCCGAGGCTTTTATGCAGTCCATCCAACAAAACCGTCAGTGTATCGGATCCGATATTGCACTCGATAAATAAATTAACGGCTAGGGCGCTTAACATCGTGGCAACGACCACAATGATCAAACGCCCGCCAAATTTCCCAAGGGCCGGGAGATAACGCAACCTCAATCCAAGTCTTCTCCATTGGAAGCGATCACTTTTTGCATCCAGTAAAAGC from Paenibacillus macerans includes:
- a CDS encoding YczE/YyaS/YitT family protein gives rise to the protein MRLRYLPALGKFGGRLIIVVVATMLSALAVNLFIECNIGSDTLTVLLDGLHKSLGVSVGLASFSVSIVFLAAGLLLNRKSIGFSSIMYSFLIGPFINWIHPFIANLELADLSLVGKIVIVILANFCFSMTYVLLMNFGNGMYALDAILRYTEAKFGIRYDLGRIGVDAIFLSAGFLFGGIVGIGTVIAFALTGPGTLLLEKLLFKFGRRYKLNG